From the genome of Colias croceus chromosome 9, ilColCroc2.1, one region includes:
- the LOC123694230 gene encoding prolactin-releasing peptide receptor-like: MQTEWSANESSYNESYSNFSDSYQNENITIPPDPIEDKAIQAAFCTAYTIIFAVGIFGNALVCYAVIRNRAMQTVTNLFITNLALSDILLCVFAVPFTPLYTFLGRWVFGGPLCHIMPYAQGCSVYISTLTLTSIAIDRFFVIIYPFKPRMKITTCIGLIIFIWVFALTVTFPYGYYMTLQDIFCEEKWPSDQIRKAFGAVTTIMQFVLPFIVMAFCYTCVSIKLNDRLKSRPGSKNSKKEDAERERKRRTNRMLIAMVAIFGLSWLPLNLINISSDFYSFAEDWRYYMVLFFIAHFIAMSSTCYNPFLYAWLNENFRKEFKQILPCLGALVTKKSKRNFNQSDRTGMYRSEKTCNGNETVQESLLTSTINKMPSVRYKIELNDTVKVYEDDVDNVSPDEKPDNPSPNEDCVKMYMFVDKTVVTSDKEPIVSAL; the protein is encoded by the coding sequence ATGCAGACCGAATGGAGTGCTAATGAATCCTCGTACAATGAAAGTTACAGTAATTTCAGCGATAGCTACCAAAATGAGAACATTACTATACCGCCCGACCCCATCGAGGACAAAGCGATTCAAGCCGCTTTTTGCACAGCCTACACAATCATTTTCGCAGTCGGCATCTTCGGTAATGCCCTTGTTTGCTACGCTGTAATTAGGAACCGGGCCATGCAAACTGTTACCAACCTATTCATAACGAATCTGGCCTTATCTGATATTTTGCTGTGCGTATTTGCCGTACCTTTTACTCCCTTGTACACGTTTCTCGGCAGATGGGTCTTCGGCGGTCCACTGTGCCACATAATGCCTTACGCTCAAGGCTGTAGCGTCTATATTTCCACTCTTACTCTAACGTCCATAGCTATCGACAGAttctttgtaataatttaccCCTTTAAGCCCCGGATGAAAATCACGACGTGCATTGGactcattatatttatttgggtCTTCGCTCTCACCGTTACCTTTCCTTACGGATATTATATGACACTTCAAGATATTTTCTGCGAAGAAAAATGGCCGTCGGACCAAATCCGCAAAGCCTTTGGGGCCGTTACGACTATCATGCAATTCGTGCTACCTTTTATAGTAATGGCTTTCTGCTATACTTGTGTCAGTATAAAGTTGAATGATAGATTAAAATCCCGACCGGGAagtaaaaatagtaaaaaggAAGATGCCGAGCGGGAAAGGAAAAGACGAACGAATAGAATGCTCATAGCGATGGTTGCAATTTTTGGCCTTTCATGGCTGCcattgaatttaattaatataagtagtgatttttattcattcgCCGAAGATTGGAGATATTACATGGTACTGTTCTTCATAGCGCATTTTATAGCCATGTCTTCGACTTGTTACAATCCGTTCCTCTACGCGTGGTTGAACGAGAACTTCCGAAAGGAATTCAAGCAGATTCTTCCTTGTTTAGGAGCACTAGTGACGAAGAAATCTAAAAGGAATTTCAATCAGTCTGACAGAACAGGAATGTACCGGTCGGAAAAAACTTGTAACGGTAATGAGACCGTTCAGGAGTCGCTGCTGACTTCGACCATAAATAAGATGCCTTCAGTTAGATATAAGATAGAGTTAAACGATACTGTGAAAGTTTACGAAGACGATGTGGACAATGTTAGCCCGGACGAGAAGCCGGACAACCCGAGTCCGAATGAAGACTGCGTTAAGATGTATATGTTTGTAGATAAAACTGTAGTTACGTCGGATAAGGAGCCTATTGTATCTGCACTGTAA